One window from the genome of Streptococcus salivarius encodes:
- a CDS encoding type I restriction-modification system subunit M gives METTQTSQSLYQALWNSADVLRSKMDANDYKSYLLGMVFYKYLSDKMLFFVAETMEEETESLEEALAVYRKYYEDEETHEDLLAVITDEMSYAIHPDLTFTALVERVNDGSFQLEDLAQGFRDIEQSDELYENLFEDIDLYSKKLGATPQKQNQTVAAVMKELAVLDVAGHAGDMLGDAYEYLIGQFATDSGKKAGEFYTPQPVAKLMTQIAFLGREDKQGFTLYDATMGSGSLLLNAKRYSRQPQTVVYFGQELNTSTYNLARMNMILHGVPIENQFLHNADTLDEDWPTQEPTNFDGVLMNPPYSAKWSASSGFMDDPRFSPFGKLAPKSKADFAFLLHGYYHLKQDNGVMAIVLPHGVLFRGNAEGTIRKALLEEGAIDTVIGLPANIFFNTSIPTTVIILKKNRTNRDVYFIDASKEFDKGKNQNIMTDAHIEKILDAYKSREDMDKFAHLASFEEIVENDYNLNIPRYVDTFEEEEVEPLTEIVAKINQTNATIESQTASLLDMLGQLHGTTPEADEELKAFVKAFKG, from the coding sequence ATGGAAACAACACAAACGTCCCAGTCGCTTTATCAAGCCCTGTGGAACTCAGCGGATGTGCTCCGCTCTAAGATGGATGCCAACGACTACAAGTCTTATCTCTTGGGCATGGTCTTTTACAAGTATTTGTCGGACAAGATGCTCTTTTTCGTGGCAGAGACCATGGAGGAGGAGACAGAAAGCTTGGAAGAGGCACTGGCGGTCTATCGCAAATACTACGAGGACGAGGAGACTCACGAGGACCTCTTGGCAGTCATCACTGATGAGATGAGCTATGCTATTCATCCTGACTTAACCTTTACGGCCTTAGTGGAGCGAGTGAACGATGGAAGCTTTCAGTTAGAGGACTTGGCTCAGGGCTTCCGTGATATTGAGCAGAGTGACGAGCTCTATGAAAACCTTTTTGAAGACATCGACCTCTACTCTAAAAAACTTGGAGCGACTCCTCAAAAGCAAAACCAAACGGTTGCGGCTGTGATGAAAGAGTTGGCTGTCCTAGATGTGGCAGGTCATGCTGGTGATATGCTTGGTGATGCTTACGAGTACCTGATTGGTCAGTTTGCGACGGATTCGGGTAAAAAAGCTGGTGAGTTTTATACGCCGCAACCTGTTGCCAAGCTCATGACGCAGATTGCCTTTTTAGGACGTGAGGACAAGCAAGGCTTTACCCTTTACGATGCGACTATGGGGTCAGGATCGCTCTTACTTAATGCCAAACGCTATTCACGTCAACCACAGACAGTGGTTTACTTTGGTCAAGAGTTGAATACCTCAACTTATAACCTAGCACGTATGAACATGATTCTGCATGGTGTGCCGATTGAAAACCAGTTTTTACACAACGCAGATACCTTGGATGAGGATTGGCCAACACAAGAGCCAACTAACTTTGACGGTGTTCTCATGAACCCACCTTATTCAGCCAAGTGGTCTGCAAGCTCAGGTTTCATGGATGACCCCCGATTCTCACCATTTGGGAAACTAGCACCTAAGTCTAAGGCTGATTTTGCCTTCCTCTTGCATGGTTACTATCACTTGAAGCAAGACAATGGTGTTATGGCCATCGTTCTACCTCATGGTGTGCTCTTCCGTGGTAATGCCGAAGGGACTATTCGTAAGGCTTTGTTGGAAGAAGGTGCCATTGATACGGTAATCGGACTGCCTGCTAATATTTTCTTTAACACCAGTATTCCGACGACGGTTATCATTCTCAAAAAGAACCGCACCAATCGTGATGTTTACTTTATCGATGCCTCTAAGGAGTTTGATAAAGGGAAAAATCAGAATATCATGACAGACGCCCATATTGAAAAGATTCTCGATGCCTATAAGAGTCGTGAGGATATGGACAAGTTCGCCCATCTGGCTAGCTTTGAAGAGATTGTGGAAAATGACTACAACCTTAATATTCCTCGCTATGTGGATACCTTTGAGGAAGAAGAAGTGGAGCCTTTGACCGAGATTGTGGCTAAGATTAATCAGACCAATGCGACGATCGAAAGTCAGACAGCATCCCTTCTTGATATGCTTGGCCAGCTTCATGGAACTACTCCAGAAGCAGACGAAGAACTCAAGGCTTTTGTGAAAGCATTTAAGGGGTAG
- a CDS encoding type II toxin-antitoxin system RelE/ParE family toxin yields the protein MHAIYFYKDKQGNQPVLDYMRELARHDSKDSRIKLNKLNDYIELLSQHGTCAGQPYIKHLDAEIWELRPLRDRILFVAWLDGSFVLLHHFVKKTQKTPRREIEKAKRELQDLKERGLKDEE from the coding sequence GTGCACGCTATTTATTTTTATAAGGACAAACAGGGGAATCAACCGGTCTTGGACTACATGAGAGAGCTAGCTCGTCACGATAGCAAGGACAGCCGGATCAAACTCAACAAGCTCAACGACTACATCGAACTTTTGAGTCAACATGGTACCTGTGCTGGCCAACCCTATATCAAGCATCTGGATGCAGAGATTTGGGAGTTGAGACCCTTGCGGGATCGGATTTTATTCGTGGCTTGGTTGGATGGAAGCTTTGTCTTACTGCATCATTTTGTCAAAAAGACGCAAAAGACACCTAGACGAGAGATCGAGAAAGCCAAGCGGGAGTTGCAAGATTTGAAGGAAAGAGGGCTAAAAGATGAAGAATAG
- a CDS encoding Rpn family recombination-promoting nuclease/putative transposase has translation MEKRHKHVSPTLDIMAKKIFSLPEVTVAFIRDILDLDVVDAQILEGTQLHKKDFDEDELFSTSVDVRAKLNDGTEVIIEIQVRKQHYFLNRFHYYLANQLVENVQQLRQQGQTHKMYEQMEPVYGIAILEKTLLPDEESPINTYWMANSRTSNPLNSYYKDGKRQNLLQIAFLELDKYNKGKHITDEGRQWLEFFGNLPFSKEPSQAVTHADSLLDSSSWTQEEKAMIDERIRIQENYDMTMETAIDEAREEGLEQGLEQGLERGRHEGQLEMIRKMLSKGLSLEVVSAVTGLSVEELEALLS, from the coding sequence ATGGAAAAAAGACACAAGCATGTCTCACCGACCTTGGATATCATGGCTAAGAAGATTTTCAGTCTGCCTGAGGTGACGGTGGCTTTCATTCGAGATATTTTGGATTTGGATGTTGTGGATGCTCAGATTTTGGAGGGGACGCAGCTTCATAAAAAGGACTTTGATGAGGATGAGCTCTTTTCAACGTCGGTGGATGTTCGAGCCAAGTTGAATGATGGAACTGAGGTTATCATTGAGATTCAGGTGCGTAAGCAGCATTATTTTCTCAATCGTTTTCATTATTATTTGGCTAACCAGCTGGTGGAAAATGTGCAACAATTACGCCAACAAGGACAGACGCATAAGATGTATGAGCAGATGGAGCCAGTCTATGGCATAGCTATCTTGGAGAAGACCTTGTTGCCAGATGAGGAGTCCCCGATTAATACTTATTGGATGGCCAATAGTCGGACGAGCAATCCGTTAAATTCTTACTACAAGGATGGGAAACGGCAAAACCTTCTTCAGATTGCCTTTTTAGAGTTGGATAAGTATAATAAAGGTAAGCATATTACGGATGAAGGGCGGCAGTGGCTAGAGTTTTTTGGAAATCTCCCATTTTCTAAGGAACCTAGTCAAGCGGTCACGCATGCCGATTCATTACTGGATTCATCCAGCTGGACACAGGAGGAAAAGGCGATGATTGATGAACGCATACGTATTCAAGAAAATTATGACATGACTATGGAAACAGCTATCGATGAAGCACGTGAGGAAGGTTTGGAACAAGGGTTAGAGCAAGGGTTGGAACGAGGCCGTCATGAGGGACAACTAGAAATGATTCGCAAGATGCTGTCAAAAGGTCTATCACTAGAAGTTGTGTCAGCTGTTACTGGTTTATCGGTTGAAGAACTAGAGGCATTGTTATCGTAA
- a CDS encoding YSIRK-type signal peptide-containing protein (The YSIRK form of extended signal peptide directs nascent proteins to the cross-wall site, while signal peptides lacking YSIRK direct proteins instead to the cell pole. A large fraction of YSIRK proteins are surface proteins anchored by sortase-mediated processing of a C-terminal LPXTG motif.): MFKERKTKPKYSIRKYSIGAASALIGFMALANGQAAQADEAQSISELTDASNQAQTPQTASTAQLATSEQASAETVQALQPANIAPVQPQVTTVQAAEQTPTINQLVEASNPQTQETSANVLTNATDDQTQGKEYSTDTYGAKMPCTTHEAENATVENGATIQQSTDMESTAVEATNQTYVELPKKDAAVTFNVTEPANALNVRYTIPDGASGQLDVQVNGSSVGNLDLSSHSAWQYLKGDHEYDQAIDGSSARFRFDETRLLLKDIQLKSGDKISLVKKKDDNIPYGIDFIELEQAPAPVAQSENSISIVDKGASANDDSDDTAALLAAVEEAKASGKSVYIPEGRFNFDKQVNIEADNLKISGAGVWHTQLHFTSDKRYGGGIVFGHNSNGIELSNLYMDSNLTSRYNEDAQYKAISGTLGKDSKIHDIWVQHFEVGMWIGDYDQTGNMKYTDGLVVENARIRNNLADGINFAQGTKNSTVKNSNIRGNGDDGLAIWSSISDGTNAAAEENNKFLNNTIESGWRAAGIGIFGGKGHEISGNLIKDVFAGAGIRVNTVFAGHNFDLNDSGIKIHDNTILRSGTTNDLYNLHRGAIDFQQVRGTIKNVDVYDNKLLNTLAEPVITKNFEMGDNGNGEIRISNNTIDNKAMIVGAVSTVSPTKPEPKPVNNPVSETSASETPKSEESSSAPVSEASTSEVVSETSASETPKSEESSSAPVSEASTSEVVSETSASETPKSEESSSAPVSEASNSEVVSETSASETPKSEAGSSTPVSEASTSEVVSETSASETPKSEAGSTAPVSEASNSEVASETSASETPKSEAGSSTPVSEASTSEVVSETSESETPKSEADSSTPVSEASNSEVNSETSDSELPKSEQTLVASSTSQVDVAITSDSPENSPTSESTQKNPISELTSEVIEKGSTSPVAVKVSEAPTTTSTSEVVSILSNSQVAYNNDLKTSVTSSQFASEAIRFNSLLNEKSVDVIAIKVMAVMASETLASEAASIASSEGVVKESGNDLSEWAESKKDETPKNVARIDKTTEANQVAKGSESQASTSKEKGKSNTTTVFLLVGLAAALSISTVYLTKQGKKAGK; the protein is encoded by the coding sequence TTGTTTAAAGAAAGAAAAACGAAACCAAAGTACAGTATCCGTAAATATTCCATTGGGGCAGCATCAGCCTTGATTGGGTTCATGGCTCTTGCCAATGGGCAAGCAGCTCAGGCTGATGAGGCACAATCGATTAGTGAGTTGACTGATGCCTCAAATCAGGCACAGACACCTCAAACAGCCTCAACGGCCCAATTGGCGACTTCAGAGCAAGCGTCAGCAGAGACAGTGCAAGCGTTGCAACCTGCCAATATTGCTCCAGTTCAACCTCAGGTAACAACTGTTCAAGCAGCTGAACAGACTCCTACCATTAATCAATTGGTTGAGGCAAGCAACCCACAAACTCAAGAAACCTCAGCAAACGTTTTAACCAATGCGACTGATGATCAAACTCAAGGCAAGGAGTATAGCACAGATACCTACGGTGCCAAAATGCCTTGCACGACTCATGAAGCAGAAAATGCGACTGTTGAAAATGGCGCTACAATTCAACAGTCAACGGATATGGAATCTACGGCTGTGGAGGCGACTAATCAAACTTATGTCGAGCTTCCTAAAAAGGATGCGGCAGTGACTTTCAATGTTACTGAGCCAGCCAATGCTTTGAATGTGCGTTATACAATACCTGATGGTGCGTCAGGTCAGCTGGATGTCCAGGTTAATGGATCAAGCGTTGGTAATCTTGATTTGTCATCTCACTCAGCATGGCAGTACCTTAAAGGTGACCATGAGTATGATCAAGCTATTGATGGTTCAAGTGCACGTTTCCGTTTTGATGAGACACGTCTTCTCCTCAAGGACATCCAATTGAAATCTGGTGATAAGATTTCTCTGGTTAAGAAGAAAGATGACAATATCCCTTATGGTATTGATTTTATTGAGCTAGAACAGGCTCCAGCGCCAGTTGCCCAAAGTGAAAATAGTATCAGTATCGTGGATAAGGGTGCATCTGCTAATGATGATAGTGATGACACAGCTGCCCTACTTGCGGCTGTTGAAGAAGCTAAAGCCAGCGGAAAATCTGTCTATATTCCAGAAGGACGTTTCAATTTTGACAAACAAGTTAATATCGAAGCGGATAATCTAAAAATTTCAGGTGCCGGTGTTTGGCATACGCAACTACACTTCACAAGTGACAAACGCTATGGTGGTGGTATTGTCTTTGGTCATAACAGTAATGGTATTGAGTTGAGCAATCTTTATATGGATTCCAACTTGACCTCTCGTTATAACGAAGACGCACAGTACAAGGCTATTTCGGGAACACTTGGCAAGGATTCGAAAATTCATGACATCTGGGTTCAGCATTTTGAAGTTGGTATGTGGATTGGAGACTATGACCAAACGGGAAATATGAAGTATACGGATGGTCTTGTCGTTGAAAATGCTCGTATCCGTAATAACTTGGCTGATGGTATTAACTTTGCTCAAGGAACCAAGAATTCAACGGTAAAAAACTCTAACATCCGTGGGAATGGTGATGATGGTTTGGCTATCTGGTCAAGTATTTCAGATGGGACAAATGCCGCAGCCGAGGAAAATAATAAATTCCTCAACAACACCATTGAATCAGGCTGGCGTGCGGCTGGTATCGGTATTTTTGGTGGTAAGGGTCATGAAATCTCAGGAAACCTCATCAAGGACGTCTTTGCTGGAGCAGGTATCCGTGTAAACACAGTCTTTGCAGGCCACAATTTTGACCTCAATGATTCTGGAATTAAGATTCATGATAATACCATTCTACGTTCAGGAACAACTAATGACCTCTATAATCTCCATCGTGGTGCCATTGATTTCCAACAAGTTCGTGGAACAATCAAGAATGTCGATGTTTACGATAATAAGCTATTGAATACCTTGGCTGAGCCGGTGATTACCAAAAACTTTGAGATGGGTGACAATGGTAATGGAGAAATCCGTATATCAAATAATACGATTGACAATAAGGCGATGATTGTTGGAGCTGTTTCAACAGTTTCTCCAACAAAGCCTGAGCCAAAGCCAGTCAATAATCCAGTCTCTGAGACTTCAGCATCGGAAACGCCAAAGAGTGAGGAAAGTTCATCAGCCCCAGTCTCCGAAGCATCAACTAGTGAAGTGGTATCTGAGACTTCAGCATCGGAAACGCCAAAGAGTGAGGAAAGTTCATCAGCCCCAGTTTCCGAGGCATCAACTAGTGAAGTGGTATCTGAGACTTCGGCATCGGAAACGCCAAAGAGTGAGGAAAGTTCATCAGCCCCAGTCTCCGAAGCATCCAATAGTGAAGTAGTATCCGAAACTTCGGCATCAGAAACACCGAAGAGTGAAGCAGGATCAAGCACCCCAGTTTCTGAAGCATCAACTAGTGAAGTAGTATCCGAAACTTCGGCATCAGAAACACCAAAAAGTGAAGCAGGTTCAACAGCTCCAGTTTCCGAAGCATCAAACAGTGAAGTGGCATCTGAGACTTCAGCATCAGAAACACCGAAGAGTGAAGCAGGATCAAGTACCCCAGTTTCTGAAGCATCAACTAGTGAAGTGGTATCCGAGACTTCAGAATCAGAAACACCAAAGAGTGAAGCAGATTCAAGTACTCCAGTCTCTGAAGCATCTAACAGTGAAGTCAACTCAGAGACTTCAGACTCTGAGTTACCAAAGAGTGAGCAAACATTAGTAGCTTCATCTACCAGTCAGGTTGACGTAGCCATTACTTCTGACAGTCCAGAAAACTCTCCGACTTCAGAGAGCACACAGAAAAATCCAATTAGCGAGCTTACTTCAGAAGTTATTGAAAAGGGATCAACAAGTCCGGTTGCTGTTAAAGTCTCTGAGGCTCCAACAACTACAAGTACATCAGAAGTTGTCAGCATTTTGTCAAATAGTCAGGTCGCCTATAACAACGACCTAAAAACCTCTGTAACAAGCAGTCAGTTTGCCTCAGAAGCTATTCGCTTTAATTCTCTTTTGAATGAGAAATCTGTGGATGTAATCGCAATTAAAGTCATGGCGGTTATGGCATCTGAAACATTAGCTTCAGAAGCAGCTTCGATTGCAAGCTCTGAAGGTGTTGTCAAAGAGAGTGGCAATGATTTGTCAGAATGGGCGGAAAGCAAGAAGGATGAGACACCTAAGAATGTCGCCCGTATTGATAAAACAACTGAGGCAAACCAGGTTGCTAAGGGTTCTGAAAGTCAAGCTAGCACCTCAAAAGAAAAAGGTAAGTCTAATACGACAACGGTCTTCCTTCTTGTCGGACTTGCTGCGGCACTAAGTATATCTACAGTTTATCTTACAAAACAAGGTAAAAAAGCAGGTAAATAA
- a CDS encoding helix-turn-helix domain-containing protein: protein MKNSAIGSNWKDVRAELFTKEEILESDLRVAIMTELIEARHEKGISQKKLEELSGVSQPVIARMETGKTSPQLDTVLKVLASLGKTLAVVPLEQEKV from the coding sequence ATGAAGAATAGTGCCATTGGCAGCAATTGGAAAGATGTGAGAGCAGAGCTCTTCACAAAGGAAGAAATCCTGGAAAGTGATCTGCGGGTCGCGATTATGACTGAGCTGATCGAAGCTCGGCATGAAAAGGGCATTAGCCAAAAGAAACTAGAAGAACTCAGTGGGGTCAGTCAACCGGTCATCGCTCGGATGGAGACAGGAAAGACCAGCCCTCAATTGGACACGGTCTTGAAAGTCTTAGCCAGTCTGGGCAAGACCCTTGCTGTCGTCCCACTGGAACAAGAAAAGGTCTAA
- a CDS encoding LemA family protein, translating into MIWIIIAIIVVLVIFVITSYNGLVKSRMQTKEAWSQIDVQLKRRNDLLPNLIETVKGYAKYEGSTLEKVAELRNQVAAATSPAAAMRASDELTRQVSGIFAVAESYPDLKASANFSQLQEELTNTENKIAYSRQLYNSVTSNYNVKLETFPSNVIAKMFSFKAAEFLETPEEEKAVPKVDFSGLGN; encoded by the coding sequence ATGATTTGGATTATTATTGCCATTATTGTTGTTCTTGTGATTTTTGTTATTACAAGTTATAACGGCTTGGTTAAAAGCCGTATGCAAACCAAGGAGGCTTGGAGTCAAATTGATGTTCAATTGAAACGTCGTAATGATCTCCTTCCTAACTTGATTGAAACAGTTAAAGGTTACGCTAAATATGAAGGTTCAACGCTTGAAAAAGTAGCAGAACTTCGTAATCAAGTAGCAGCTGCGACTTCTCCTGCAGCAGCGATGCGTGCCAGTGATGAATTGACTCGTCAGGTTTCTGGAATCTTTGCCGTAGCTGAAAGTTACCCTGATCTTAAGGCTAGTGCCAACTTCAGCCAACTTCAAGAAGAGTTGACGAACACTGAAAATAAAATTGCCTATTCACGTCAACTTTATAACAGTGTGACAAGTAACTACAATGTGAAATTGGAAACCTTCCCAAGCAATGTTATTGCTAAAATGTTTAGCTTTAAGGCTGCTGAATTCCTTGAAACACCAGAAGAAGAAAAAGCTGTGCCTAAGGTTGATTTCAGTGGACTAGGTAACTAA